The Burkholderia ambifaria AMMD genome has a segment encoding these proteins:
- a CDS encoding NAD-dependent protein deacetylase → MNDTTLHDPSSASVDPAALDALHTFVERHPRLLVLTGAGISTDSGIPGYRDHNGQWMRSPPIQLHEFLGSDTARRRYWARSMIGWPVVGRAQPNRSHVALARLGGAGRIERLVTQNVDGLHQRAGSGDVIELHGGINHVTCLDCGAHHARATIQTVLETDNPELLGAQAEPAADGDAHLEWAALDTFRIPACPACGGLLKPAVVFFGENVPRERVALASQALDAADALLVVGSSLMVYSGYRFCVWAQARNKLVAALNLGRTRADPMLTLKVEARCAPALDALNARLGVCGGAPEHAS, encoded by the coding sequence ATGAACGACACCACCTTGCACGACCCCTCATCCGCCAGCGTCGATCCGGCTGCGCTCGATGCGCTGCACACGTTCGTCGAGCGCCATCCGCGGCTGCTCGTGCTGACAGGTGCGGGCATCAGCACGGATTCCGGCATTCCCGGCTATCGCGACCACAACGGTCAATGGATGCGCTCCCCGCCGATCCAGCTGCACGAATTCCTCGGTTCCGACACGGCGCGCCGACGCTACTGGGCGCGCAGCATGATCGGCTGGCCGGTGGTCGGGCGCGCGCAGCCGAACCGCTCGCACGTCGCGCTCGCGCGGCTCGGCGGCGCGGGCCGGATCGAGCGCCTCGTCACGCAGAACGTCGACGGCTTGCACCAGCGCGCGGGCAGCGGCGACGTGATCGAACTGCACGGCGGCATCAACCATGTCACGTGCCTCGATTGCGGCGCGCATCACGCGCGCGCGACGATCCAGACCGTGCTCGAAACGGACAACCCGGAACTGCTGGGCGCGCAGGCGGAGCCCGCCGCCGACGGCGACGCGCACCTCGAATGGGCCGCGCTCGACACGTTCCGCATTCCGGCCTGCCCGGCCTGCGGCGGGTTGCTGAAGCCGGCGGTGGTGTTCTTCGGCGAGAACGTGCCGCGCGAGCGCGTCGCGCTGGCGTCGCAGGCGCTCGATGCGGCCGATGCGCTGCTCGTCGTCGGCTCGTCGCTGATGGTGTATTCCGGCTATCGGTTCTGCGTGTGGGCGCAGGCGCGGAACAAGCTCGTCGCCGCGCTGAACCTCGGCCGCACGCGCGCCGATCCGATGCTGACGCTGAAGGTCGAGGCGCGATGCGCGCCCGCGCTCGACGCGCTGAATGCGCGGCTGGGCGTGTGCGGCGGTGCACC
- a CDS encoding LLM class oxidoreductase, protein MPLPAFDRADVAHRVFSAERLSIGLTLPLLRSGHTVADFNEQLELAALADSLGFRALWIRDVPLNSADYPDPVGHLDPWVLLGALAARTRRIVLASGAIVLPLRHPLHVAKGALSVATLSGGRFILGLGSGDRPPEYAAFGVDAQTRRDRYRRHWDIVAAALAVPSRVVPDETPPDAPEFTLLPRGDDAVPMLAVGSGGQSVDWIARNAIGWMTYHRDPDTQRARHSMWRAAVERLAQPAFRAFGVSMRLDLDANRDAPAIALSLGYATGRNALIGILRDMRAAGTHHVTLNPGSDRPVREVIEEIAEYVLPVFHDEPG, encoded by the coding sequence ATGCCCCTGCCCGCCTTCGACCGCGCCGACGTCGCGCATCGCGTCTTCTCGGCCGAGCGACTGTCGATCGGCCTGACGTTGCCGCTGCTGCGCAGCGGTCACACCGTCGCGGATTTCAACGAGCAGCTCGAACTCGCGGCGCTCGCCGATTCGCTCGGCTTTCGCGCGCTGTGGATTCGCGACGTGCCGCTGAACAGCGCCGACTATCCCGACCCGGTGGGGCATCTCGATCCGTGGGTGCTGCTCGGCGCGCTCGCGGCGCGCACGCGCCGGATCGTGCTGGCGAGCGGCGCGATCGTGCTGCCGCTGCGTCATCCGCTGCATGTCGCGAAGGGCGCGCTGTCGGTCGCGACGCTGTCCGGCGGACGCTTCATCCTCGGTCTCGGCTCCGGCGACCGGCCGCCGGAATATGCGGCGTTCGGCGTCGACGCGCAAACGCGGCGCGACCGGTATCGCCGGCATTGGGACATCGTCGCGGCCGCGCTCGCCGTGCCGTCCCGCGTGGTGCCCGACGAAACGCCGCCCGACGCACCCGAGTTCACGCTGCTGCCGCGCGGCGACGACGCGGTGCCGATGCTCGCGGTCGGCTCCGGCGGACAAAGCGTCGACTGGATCGCACGGAACGCGATTGGCTGGATGACCTACCACCGCGATCCGGACACGCAGCGGGCGCGCCATTCGATGTGGCGCGCGGCGGTCGAGCGGCTCGCCCAACCGGCCTTTCGCGCGTTCGGCGTGTCGATGCGGCTCGATCTCGATGCGAATCGCGATGCACCGGCCATCGCGCTGTCGCTCGGTTACGCAACCGGACGCAACGCGCTGATCGGCATTCTCCGCGACATGCGCGCGGCCGGCACGCACCATGTCACGCTGAATCCCGGCTCGGACCGGCCCGTGCGCGAGGTCATCGAAGAAATCGCCGAGTACGTGCTGCCGGTCTTTCACGATGAGCCAGGCTGA
- a CDS encoding mechanosensitive ion channel domain-containing protein encodes MRHFLLGWLLAAVVSAAHAAAPAHAAASAASGAVPALTPQQAQQALSVLQNPREREQVETTLRAIAAVGVLSTPALPASGAVPASAASAAATPAALTTNGLASLVVRQGSRWAAQIGGALRESLSSLLDVGSVGNWWHERLVRPDARADLTRAIGIILAVLVPAFVIEWFARRLLRRALAALSARRAESSRVAEDEPAGPAEPAGSEPPGPDDHTPPASTIDAAARADGTGRPDTSSQGRGHARRNTTLLRRMPRALISLALRVVPLLVFVGVASLTMSLLDDAGTPTEIALESLIDIYVICRLVTIVSRLFFQPDAPQLRLLHISDAWAAFAQRSIARIAIVLGACTSAVELAGSFGLSDAGHVALLKAVALVGHLMISALILRCRQPVAARIRAAGDERPAFAVISNALADAWAPVSVFVVMALWFVWALDVHNGYRVLITLGGRSIAVMVGMRIVSIVVFGALARLFQRRDDDRTLVHLHAYRYYPLMRQIVSAVIAVVTVVLLLQTWGVPIFHAFGTGTIGHRLASALITIAIAAVVALLVWEAANIAIERRLQLWTREGNLVRAARLRTLLPMLRSLLFILIALVVVLTGLSEIGVNIGPLLAGASIFGVALGFGSQKLVQDFITGIFLLMENAMQVGDWVTLAGVSGTVEYLSIRTVRLRGGDGSLYTIPFSSVTTVNNTNRGLGNAAVKVSIAYGQDIDLAIATLKEIGAALRDDPNYKDGILSDFSYWGIDQVDGAMIALAGQIQCKDSARWGVQREFNRRIAVMFRERGIRIANPQRSLVAYDEGSRPVGPEYDGDAADMPAADTHPAPPPERKPN; translated from the coding sequence ATGCGACATTTCCTGCTCGGCTGGCTGCTCGCCGCCGTCGTCTCGGCCGCCCACGCGGCCGCTCCCGCCCATGCCGCCGCATCGGCCGCCTCCGGCGCCGTGCCCGCGCTGACGCCGCAACAGGCGCAGCAGGCGCTCTCCGTCCTGCAGAATCCGCGCGAGCGCGAACAGGTCGAAACCACGTTGCGCGCGATCGCGGCTGTCGGCGTACTGAGCACGCCCGCGCTGCCGGCGAGCGGCGCCGTGCCGGCCAGCGCGGCATCGGCTGCCGCCACCCCCGCCGCGCTGACGACGAACGGGCTCGCGTCGCTGGTCGTCCGGCAGGGATCGCGCTGGGCCGCCCAAATCGGCGGCGCGCTGCGCGAATCGCTAAGCTCGCTGCTCGACGTTGGCTCGGTGGGTAACTGGTGGCACGAGCGGCTGGTCCGCCCCGACGCACGGGCGGACCTCACGCGCGCGATCGGGATCATCCTCGCCGTGCTCGTGCCGGCGTTCGTCATCGAATGGTTCGCAAGGCGGCTGCTGCGGCGCGCGCTGGCGGCCCTGAGCGCGCGTCGCGCCGAATCGTCGCGCGTGGCCGAAGACGAGCCAGCCGGGCCAGCCGAACCCGCCGGGTCCGAGCCGCCCGGCCCGGACGACCACACACCGCCAGCCTCGACGATCGACGCCGCCGCCCGGGCGGACGGCACCGGCAGGCCCGATACGTCGTCGCAAGGCCGCGGCCATGCGCGGCGCAACACCACGCTGCTGCGCCGGATGCCGCGCGCGCTGATCAGCCTCGCGCTGCGGGTCGTGCCGCTGCTGGTGTTCGTCGGCGTCGCGAGCCTGACGATGTCGCTGCTCGACGACGCCGGCACGCCGACCGAAATCGCACTCGAATCGCTGATCGACATCTACGTGATCTGCCGCCTCGTGACGATCGTCAGCCGGCTGTTCTTCCAGCCCGATGCGCCGCAGCTGCGGCTGCTGCACATCAGCGATGCCTGGGCCGCGTTCGCGCAGCGCTCGATCGCGCGGATCGCGATCGTCCTCGGCGCCTGCACCTCCGCGGTCGAACTCGCCGGAAGCTTCGGCCTCAGCGACGCCGGTCACGTCGCGCTGCTTAAAGCCGTCGCGCTCGTCGGCCACCTGATGATCTCGGCGCTGATCCTGCGGTGCCGCCAGCCGGTCGCCGCGCGCATCCGCGCGGCCGGCGACGAGCGGCCGGCCTTCGCGGTGATCAGCAATGCGCTCGCCGACGCGTGGGCACCCGTGTCGGTGTTCGTCGTGATGGCGTTGTGGTTCGTGTGGGCGCTCGACGTCCACAACGGCTACCGCGTGCTGATCACGCTCGGCGGCCGCTCGATCGCCGTGATGGTCGGCATGCGCATCGTGTCGATCGTCGTGTTCGGCGCGCTCGCGCGGCTGTTCCAGCGCCGCGACGACGATCGCACGCTCGTCCACCTGCACGCGTACCGCTACTATCCGCTGATGCGCCAGATCGTGTCGGCGGTGATCGCCGTCGTGACCGTCGTGCTGTTGCTGCAGACCTGGGGCGTGCCGATCTTCCATGCGTTCGGGACCGGCACGATCGGCCATCGGCTCGCATCGGCGCTGATCACGATCGCGATCGCGGCCGTCGTCGCGCTGCTCGTATGGGAAGCCGCGAACATCGCGATCGAGCGGCGCCTGCAGCTATGGACGCGCGAAGGCAACCTCGTGCGCGCGGCGCGGTTGCGCACGCTGCTGCCGATGCTGCGCTCGCTGCTGTTCATCCTGATCGCGCTTGTCGTCGTGCTGACGGGCCTCAGCGAAATCGGCGTGAACATCGGCCCGCTGCTCGCCGGTGCCAGCATCTTCGGCGTCGCGCTCGGCTTCGGCTCGCAGAAGCTCGTGCAGGATTTCATCACCGGGATCTTCCTGCTGATGGAGAACGCGATGCAGGTGGGCGACTGGGTCACGCTCGCCGGCGTGTCGGGCACGGTCGAATACCTGTCGATCCGCACCGTGCGGCTGCGCGGGGGCGACGGGTCGCTGTACACGATTCCGTTCAGCTCGGTGACGACCGTCAACAACACGAACCGCGGCCTCGGCAACGCGGCCGTCAAGGTCAGCATCGCCTACGGCCAGGACATCGATCTCGCGATCGCGACGCTGAAAGAGATTGGCGCCGCGCTGCGCGACGACCCGAACTACAAGGACGGCATCCTGTCGGATTTCAGCTACTGGGGCATCGACCAGGTCGACGGCGCGATGATCGCGCTGGCAGGCCAGATCCAGTGCAAGGACTCGGCACGCTGGGGCGTGCAGCGCGAGTTCAACCGGCGGATCGCGGTGATGTTCCGCGAACGCGGGATCCGGATCGCGAATCCGCAGCGCAGCCTCGTCGCGTATGACGAAGGTTCGCGACCCGTGGGCCCCGAATACGATGGCGATGCCGCCGACATGCCTGCCGCCGACACGCATCCCGCGCCGCCGCCGGAGCGCAAGCCGAACTGA